A region of Leishmania panamensis strain MHOM/PA/94/PSC-1 chromosome 33 sequence DNA encodes the following proteins:
- a CDS encoding hypothetical protein (TriTrypDB/GeneDB-style sysID: LpmP.33.1020) yields MSHRYEDAVLKGMALLLLNLPPVLRSAAQPLQKLFDTHYPDNGITRILLNTPPIRSTSGEDVMECGAVFFSSSNALWAVLDRVRVLLRTEDGALELRRGYLTLGVHELLVEGVVTWGAEGRHRTASAPRTVTPVLAPTVAPHAEAAQNSAVSQSAPTVAPTPVSVPVATLVTASGSMPSSRKTEARSGVESCDEACQTVVVTFLLKEIYNRHRDNGEGGMYVGQGGVPSSFPPSPFMVYQMLAGECQPRKIILVECRRAAAKREWRALVELENAEVAAQVIRVFTRRAVEFVSESNAYKAPKRSRNLPEEGPLPICAEVRYYVNCNYSVRNGQTRYLPNGDRNYHRTVAVRPFCSTELDLTDPQNLARLQVKAPRNWKADPHAIRPASICDRDSPNRAVVLEEEVRPNEGESTAVQHKRRRSPSPRVSQWRSKRSPSYSRSRSTSSSSFRSYSRASSSSLRRHHRHHRHHERRCERRHRDEHRHDARAAALRDHNNPEAAAPVVATTPETVTCAEAQSIAARRYARTVEVCMSASETPAPVAVTYDSHGALPVGWRPIFSQEYQQTYYAYRDPNTGVETTTWERPAA; encoded by the coding sequence atgTCGCACCGATATGAAGATGCAGTCCTAAAAGGAAtggccttgctgctgctgaacctGCCACCGGtgctccgcagcgccgcccagcCGCTGCAGAAGCTGTTCGATACGCATTATCCCGATAACGGCATAACGCGCATCCTGCTGAACACCCCACCGATCCGCAGCACATCTGGTGAAGATGTCATGGAGTGCGGTGCAGTGTTCTTTTCGTCCTCAAACGCGCTGTGGGCTGTTCTGGACCGAGTGCGAGTGCTACTTCGCACCGAAGACGGCGCGCTGGAGTTGAGGCGCGGCTACTTGACTCTGGGTGTACATGAGTTGCTCGTGGAAGGAGTCGTGACGTGGGGCGCGGAAGGGCGACATCGCACCGCTTCTGCTCCAAGGACTGTCACCCCAGTTCTCGCACCAACCGTGGCGCCGCATGCGGAAGCTGCGCAAAACTCTGCTGTGTCGCAGAGCGCGCCGACAGTGGCGCCGACGCCAGTCTCCGTCCCCGTCGCCACTTTAGTGACAGCATCGGGCTCCATGCCTTCTTCGCGAAAGACAGAGGCGCGCAGTGGTGTAGAAAGTTGCGATGAGGCTTGCCAGACGGTGGTGGTTACTTTTCTACTCAAAGAAATATATAATCGCCATCGCGACAACGGAGAGGGCGGCATGTATGTAGGACAAGGTGGTGTTCCGAGTAGCTTCCCTCCGTCACCGTTTATGGTATACCAAATGCTGGCGGGGGAATGCCAACCCCGAAAAATCATATTAGTGGAGTgccggcgcgctgcagcgaagcGGGAGTGGCGGGCACTGGTCGAACTGGAGAACGCAGAGGTAGCGGCGCAAGTGATTCGCGTCTTCACACGCCGCGCTGTGGAGTTTGTGAGTGAGTCTAACGCCTACAAGGCCCCAAAGCGCAGTCGCAATCTGCCAGAGGAGGGGCCGCTGCCAATCTGCGCTGAGGTGCGCTACTATGTAAACTGTAACTACAGCGTACGCAATGGCCAGACACGTTATCTTCCAAATGGGGATCGCAACTATCATCGCACTGTGGCGGTGCGTCCCTTCTGCAGCACCGAGCTGGACCTTACCGATCCGCAGAATCTGGCAAGGCTGCAGGTGAAAGCCCCGCGCAACTGGAAAGCCGATCCTCACGCAATACGGCCTGCGTCTATCTGCGATCGCGATTCACCGAATAGAGCCGTGGTGCTCGAGGAAGAAGTGCGGCCAAACGAAGGGGAGTCGACTGCGGTCCAGCACAAGCGTCGTCGCTCGCCATCCCCGCGCGTCAGCCAGTGGCGTTCGAAACGGTCACCGTCGTACTCACGCagtcgctccacctcctcctcctcgttccgCTCGTACTCCCGTgcctcttcgtcgtcgttACGTCGTCACCATCGTCACCACCGTCACCATGAACGCCGTTgtgagcgccgccaccgtgaTGAACACCGGCACGATGcgcgtgcggcggcgctaAGGGACCATAACAATCCTGAAGCTGCCGCTCCTGTTGTGGCGACGACCCCCGAGACCGTCACCTGTGCCGAAGCCCAGTCAATTGCTGCGAGGAGATATGCACGCACGGTAGAGGTGTGCATGTCTGCGTCAGAAACGCCGGCACCTGTGGCGGTGACATACGACAGCCACGGCGCTCTGCCGGTGGGGTGGCGCCCCATCTTCTCTCAGGAGTACCAGCAGACCTACTATGCTTACCGTGACCCGAATACCGGGGTGGAGACGACCACGTGGGAGCGACCTGCTGCGTAG
- a CDS encoding nicotinate phosphoribosyltransferase, putative (TriTrypDB/GeneDB-style sysID: LpmP.33.1010), with amino-acid sequence MTHSNEFRPIIKSFLDTDAYKLHMQQAIFHQNPTVITAYEFNCRNKEDHLGIYADLVYVQVQHMATVRLTEPECTYLATLPFFKEDYLEYLRGYRYKPEQVHIRAVPQMLTCENEFGEDGSDLAVTVEGPWVETILWEVPLLAIISEVTQQSRHPCIGPAEALVTLHEKLDLFFANHTEAELATFKVTDFGTRRRCSQAVQEVVVRALKDDTRFGPHLIGTSNYDLARRLGLPPVGTQAHEWFQAFQQLSPELRHFQIMAMDYWLQEYPQCLGIALTDCITMDAFLSDFDTRLANAYQGLRQDSGVPVEWGRKAVAHYKALGIDPHTKTLVFSDGLDLEKAVELYNSFKREIQVMCGIGTQLTCSIKGVRPMNIVIKMVRCQGKPVAKVSDSPGKSTCGDLEYVEELKEVFKV; translated from the coding sequence ATGACGCACTCAAATGAGTTCCGCCCGATTATCAAATCCTTCCTGGACACAGACGCCTACAAGCTGCACATGCAGCAGGCTATCTTTCACCAGAACCCAACCGTAATTACAGCCTATGAGTTCAACTGCCGCAACAAGGAGGACCACCTTGGCATCTACGCAGATCTCGTTTACGTGCAAGTGCAACATATGGCGACTGTGCGCCTGACTGAGCCGGAGTGCACGTATTTGGCAACGTTGCCTTTCTTCAAGGAGGACTACCTCGAGTATCTACGCGGCTACCGCTACAAACCGGAGCAGGTGCACATCCGCGCTGTGCCGCAGATGCTGACGTGTGAGAACGAGTTTGGCGAGGACGGCTCCGACTTGGCAGTGACTGTGGAGGGGCCATGGGTGGAAACAATTCTGTGGGAAGTCCCGCTACTGGCAATCATCAGCGAAGTCACTCAACAGAGCAGACACCCTTGCATAGGCCCGGCTGAGGCGCTGGTGACCCTACATGAGAAATTGGACCTCTTCTTCGCAAATCACACAGAGGCTGAGCTGGCTACCTTCAAGGTCACTGACTTCGGCACGCGCCGGCGATGCAGCCAGGCGGTGCAGGAAGTGGTTGTGCGAGCACTGAAGGATGACACACGCTTTGGGCCGCACTTGATCGGTACAAGTAACTATGATCTGGCGCGGCGTCTTGGTCTGCCGCCAGTGGGAACTCAGGCGCACGAGTGGTTTCAGGCCTTTCAGCAGCTATCTCCAGAGCTCCGCCATTTCCAGATTATGGCAATGGACTACTGGCTACAGGAGTACCCGCAGTGCCTCGGCATTGCACTCACGGATTGCATCACGATGGACGCCTTCTTGAGCGACTTCGACACGCGTCTGGCGAACGCCTACCAGGGGCTGCGGCAGGACTCAGGTGTGCCTGTGGAGTGGGGCCGGAAGGCTGTGGCCCACTACAAAGCTCTCGGGATCGACCCCCACACGAAGACTCTCGTCTTTTCAGACGGCCTGGATCTGGAGAAAGCGGTGGAGCTGTATAACTCCTTCAAGCGGGAGATACAAGTGATGTGCGGTATCGGAACACAACTGACGTGCTCCATCAAGGGAGTTCGCCCGATGAACATCGTCATCAAGATGGTCCGATGCCAGGGCAAACCAGTCGCGAAGGTGTCTGACAGCCCTGGGAAGAGCACCTGCGGCGACCTCGAGTATGTAGAAGAGTTAAAAGAGGTCTTCAAGGTTTAA
- a CDS encoding hypothetical protein (TriTrypDB/GeneDB-style sysID: LpmP.33.1030), translating to MTGSVEASPTSNPSPRFCADCVYPSDSTPTRQPVPPAQTVYSSSRPSPPSVPPLPEVEVPFPYFTGDILERVCRHMSYRFRMSSFGTEDGCYRVYAIKTRIIPRPMTLPLVEYLDMKDRAFIADWDEFITVQMVKAATLLNYEELLQLASAKLASYLIDRDLEEVRMLLGVKGDFKPAEDAELKKERAVDCLR from the coding sequence ATGACTGGATCGGTAGAGGCGTCTCCGACGTCAAATCCTTCGCCAAGGTTCTGTGCCGACTGCGTCTACCCGAGCGACTCAACTCCTACTAGGCAGCCGGTTCCCCCGGCACAGACGGTATATTCCTCATCTCGCCCCTCACCGCCGTCCGTACCACCTCTACCAGAGGTGGAGGTTCCGTTCCCGTACTTCACCGGCGACATCTTGGAGCGAGTGTGCCGTCACATGTCGTACCGCTTCCGCATGTCATCGTTTGGCACGGAGGACGGGTGCTACCGCGTGTACGCCATAAAGACGCGCATAATTCCGCGCCCGATGACGCTTCCGTTAGTGGAATACCTGGACATGAAGGATCGGGCCTTCATCGCCGATTGGGATGAGTTCATCACGGTGCAGATGGTGAAGGCGGCAACCTTGCTCAATTATGAGGAACTACTGCAACTCGCCTCGGCGAAGTTGGCCTCGTATCTTATCGATCGCGACTTGGAGGAAGTGCGAATGCTGCTCGGCGTGAAGGGTGACTTCAAACCGGCCGAGGACGCTGAGCTAAAGAAGGAGCGGGCGGTGGACTGCTTGCGCTAG